A stretch of the Candidatus Krumholzibacteriia bacterium genome encodes the following:
- a CDS encoding NUDIX domain-containing protein, producing the protein MPKKSAGLLLYREVSGRLEVLLVHPGGPFWAQKDDGAWSIPKGEIGDGEDPLTAARREFEEETGFSAEGEVIPLHTLRQPSGKLVHAFAMQKDIDASRVQSNTFDMEWPPRSGKYQAFPEVDRAAWFSLASARSKIVQGQAGFLSQLEAKLGR; encoded by the coding sequence ATGCCGAAGAAAAGTGCCGGCCTTCTCCTGTACCGCGAGGTCTCCGGTCGTCTCGAGGTGCTGCTCGTGCACCCGGGCGGCCCGTTCTGGGCGCAGAAGGATGACGGCGCCTGGTCGATTCCCAAGGGGGAGATCGGAGACGGCGAAGACCCGCTCACCGCTGCGCGGCGGGAGTTCGAAGAAGAAACCGGCTTCTCCGCCGAGGGCGAGGTGATCCCGCTGCACACACTACGGCAGCCGAGCGGCAAGTTGGTTCACGCCTTCGCCATGCAGAAGGATATCGATGCGTCCCGCGTACAGAGCAACACCTTCGACATGGAATGGCCGCCGCGATCAGGAAAGTACCAGGCCTTCCCTGAGGTCGATCGGGCTGCATGGTTCTCCCTCGCCTCCGCGAGGAGCAAGATCGTGCAGGGGCAAGCCGGCTTCCTCAGCCAGCTAGAGGCTAAGCTCGGCCG
- a CDS encoding pyridoxal phosphate-dependent aminotransferase, with the protein MTRDRGPFRDVPYMGVIYVVAEAMKLGYHGDHPEWCNLGQGMPEVGVLPGAPPRAAKIEIEVRDLAYGPVPGIPELREKVAALYNLWYRRDHASRYTADNVAITAGGRLALTRAVWALDAVRLGYFTPDYTAYEDLLGGVPRLEPVHIELPATNGFAIAPAELEARVRAERIDALLISNPCNPTGRVIRDDELEAWVALGRRQGTALLFDEFYSHFVWNGSGPVSAARFVEDVDRDPVLIVDGLTKSYRYPGWRCGWTLGPRDWIETLTCSGSALDGGASRWQQKGALPLVEPAHAERETEAMRAAFRPKRDLMVRRLRAMGVEFPREPEGTFYCWGSLEKLPPPFDDGHSFFRRALEERVITVPGEFFDVNPRKHRPGPSRLQQWMRFSFGAPIEVVEGGLDRLESMLR; encoded by the coding sequence ATGACGCGAGACCGCGGGCCCTTTCGCGACGTTCCCTACATGGGCGTCATCTACGTCGTCGCCGAGGCGATGAAGCTCGGCTATCACGGCGACCACCCGGAGTGGTGCAACCTCGGGCAGGGGATGCCCGAGGTGGGCGTGCTGCCGGGGGCGCCGCCGCGCGCCGCGAAGATCGAGATCGAAGTGCGCGACCTGGCCTACGGGCCGGTGCCCGGCATCCCTGAGCTACGCGAGAAGGTGGCGGCGCTCTACAACCTCTGGTACCGGCGCGACCACGCCTCGCGCTATACCGCGGACAACGTCGCCATCACTGCCGGGGGCAGGCTGGCCTTGACGCGCGCCGTCTGGGCTCTCGACGCGGTGCGCCTCGGCTACTTCACGCCCGATTACACCGCTTACGAGGATCTGTTGGGCGGGGTGCCCCGGCTCGAGCCGGTGCACATCGAGCTGCCCGCAACGAATGGCTTCGCCATCGCGCCGGCGGAGCTCGAAGCGCGGGTGCGCGCGGAGAGAATCGACGCGCTCCTGATCTCCAACCCGTGCAATCCCACCGGACGCGTGATCCGCGACGACGAGCTCGAGGCTTGGGTGGCGCTGGGGCGCCGGCAGGGCACGGCGCTTCTCTTCGACGAGTTCTACTCGCACTTCGTGTGGAACGGCAGCGGCCCGGTGAGCGCGGCGCGGTTCGTCGAAGACGTCGACCGCGACCCCGTGCTCATCGTGGACGGGCTGACCAAGAGCTACCGCTATCCCGGCTGGCGCTGCGGCTGGACGCTCGGGCCGCGGGACTGGATCGAGACGCTCACTTGCTCCGGCAGCGCCCTCGACGGCGGCGCCTCGCGCTGGCAGCAGAAGGGCGCCTTGCCTCTCGTCGAGCCCGCGCACGCCGAGCGCGAAACGGAGGCGATGCGCGCCGCCTTCCGGCCGAAGCGCGATCTCATGGTGCGGCGGTTGCGCGCCATGGGAGTCGAGTTCCCCCGCGAGCCCGAGGGCACCTTCTATTGTTGGGGCTCGCTCGAGAAGCTGCCGCCGCCGTTCGACGATGGCCACTCCTTCTTCCGCCGCGCCCTCGAGGAGCGCGTCATCACCGTTCCCGGCGAGTTCTTCGACGTCAACCCGCGCAAGCACCGTCCCGGACCCTCGCGCTTGCAGCAATGGATGCGCTTCAGTTTCGGGGCTCCCATCGAAGTGGTGGAAGGCGGCCTCGATCGCCTCGAGTCGATGCTCCGGTAA
- a CDS encoding alcohol dehydrogenase catalytic domain-containing protein, which produces MRANVFRGVNQFRVEEVERPVAGVGEVVIRITLTTICGTDLHIVRGEYPVRPGLVVGHEPVGVIEDIGPGVQGYEIGQRVLVGAITPCGQCFACLSGHLSQCGHGAGFEAIGGWRFGNTIHGAQAEYLRVPYAQANLAKIPEGVSDEQVVLLADIASTGFSGAESGGVKLGDSVVVFAQGPIGLCATAGAKLMGAALVIGIDGDETRLKMALRMGADVALDFRHVDVVEEVKRLTDGGADVAIEALGTQQTFESSLRSLRPGGTLSSLGVYSGKLQVPYEAFAAGLGDHKIVTTLCPGGKERMRRLIRLVQSGRFDPRPLLTHSFTLDEIAEGYRVFGERLDGVLKVAIRP; this is translated from the coding sequence ATGCGGGCGAACGTGTTCCGCGGTGTGAACCAGTTTCGCGTCGAAGAAGTCGAGCGGCCGGTGGCAGGAGTGGGGGAAGTCGTGATACGCATCACGCTCACCACAATCTGCGGCACCGACCTGCATATCGTACGTGGCGAGTACCCAGTGCGGCCGGGGCTCGTGGTCGGCCACGAGCCGGTCGGCGTCATCGAGGACATCGGGCCAGGTGTCCAGGGCTACGAGATCGGCCAGCGCGTGCTCGTGGGCGCCATCACGCCGTGCGGGCAGTGCTTTGCCTGCCTTTCCGGGCACCTGTCGCAGTGCGGACACGGTGCGGGCTTCGAGGCGATCGGCGGCTGGCGTTTCGGCAACACGATCCACGGCGCGCAGGCCGAGTACCTGCGGGTGCCATACGCGCAAGCGAACCTGGCCAAAATCCCGGAGGGCGTGAGTGACGAGCAAGTCGTCTTGCTCGCCGACATTGCTTCCACCGGGTTCAGCGGCGCCGAGTCGGGCGGCGTGAAGCTCGGCGATTCGGTGGTGGTCTTCGCGCAGGGGCCGATCGGCCTGTGCGCCACAGCCGGCGCCAAGCTCATGGGGGCGGCTCTCGTCATCGGTATCGACGGCGACGAGACCCGGCTGAAGATGGCACTCCGCATGGGCGCGGATGTCGCCTTGGATTTCCGCCACGTGGACGTCGTGGAAGAGGTGAAGCGCCTCACGGACGGCGGTGCCGACGTGGCGATCGAGGCGCTCGGGACACAGCAGACCTTCGAGAGCTCGCTCCGCAGCCTGCGCCCTGGCGGCACGCTGTCCAGCCTGGGAGTGTACTCCGGCAAACTGCAAGTTCCCTACGAGGCCTTTGCGGCCGGGCTGGGTGACCACAAGATCGTCACTACGCTTTGCCCAGGCGGCAAGGAGCGCATGCGTCGTCTGATCCGCCTCGTGCAGTCCGGCCGCTTCGACCCGCGGCCGCTCCTGACTCATTCCTTCACTCTCGACGAGATCGCCGAGGGGTACCGCGTCTTCGGTGAGCGCTTGGATGGCGTGCTCAAAGTCGCGATCCGACCCTGA
- a CDS encoding histidine triad nucleotide-binding protein, translating to MACLFCRIAAKEIPHQRVFEDDALVAFADINPQAPVHLLIIPRRHIATLNDLSPGDDALLGRMLRLAAALAKERGIADEGYRVVTNCNAGAGQSVFHLHLHVLGGRPMTWPPG from the coding sequence GTGGCGTGTCTTTTCTGTCGCATCGCTGCCAAGGAGATCCCCCACCAGCGCGTCTTCGAGGACGATGCGCTCGTCGCCTTCGCCGACATCAACCCCCAAGCGCCAGTGCACCTCCTCATCATCCCGCGCCGGCACATCGCGACGCTGAACGACCTCTCTCCTGGCGACGACGCCTTGCTCGGCCGGATGCTGCGCCTGGCGGCCGCCCTCGCCAAAGAACGTGGCATCGCCGACGAGGGCTACCGTGTGGTGACGAACTGCAACGCCGGCGCCGGCCAAAGCGTCTTCCACCTGCACCTGCACGTCCTCGGCGGCCGTCCCATGACCTGGCCTCCAGGCTGA
- a CDS encoding regulatory protein RecX: protein MGDCIQRLSPVPGKNTVVVHAGGSRFEIAGTAAAELGLVPGLEITERMRQALVAAASRREAAARVLRWLRGRPRTERDVRRYLETRGFVAEVGESVVAELRKQGLVDDARFAQWFVEAQLSRRPVALAVLEAALAAQGVPEPEAEVALAAWRGRSDEKELALAAARQRLPACRGLPPAKAAARLGRYLAARGFGLETVGEVCRALLGQEPGEDDAGSGRSRFG from the coding sequence ATGGGGGACTGCATCCAACGTCTGTCCCCGGTTCCGGGCAAGAACACCGTGGTCGTGCATGCCGGCGGATCTCGCTTCGAGATCGCCGGCACGGCCGCGGCTGAGCTCGGTCTCGTGCCGGGGCTCGAGATTACCGAGCGCATGCGCCAAGCCCTCGTAGCCGCGGCGTCACGGCGGGAAGCGGCGGCGCGCGTGTTGCGCTGGCTCCGCGGGCGGCCGCGGACCGAACGCGACGTGCGCCGCTACCTCGAGACCCGAGGGTTTGTCGCTGAGGTGGGCGAGAGCGTCGTCGCCGAGCTCCGCAAGCAGGGGCTCGTCGACGACGCGCGTTTCGCCCAATGGTTCGTCGAGGCGCAACTGTCGCGCCGCCCCGTGGCGCTGGCCGTGCTCGAGGCGGCGCTCGCGGCGCAGGGCGTGCCGGAGCCCGAGGCCGAGGTGGCTCTCGCCGCCTGGCGCGGCCGGAGCGACGAGAAGGAGCTGGCACTGGCGGCGGCGCGCCAGCGTTTGCCTGCCTGCCGTGGCTTACCGCCGGCGAAAGCGGCGGCGCGGCTCGGGCGCTATCTGGCCGCGCGGGGCTTCGGCCTCGAAACGGTGGGCGAGGTCTGCCGCGCCCTCCTGGGCCAGGAGCCCGGCGAAGACGACGCCGGGAGCGGGCGCTCTCGTTTCGGCTAG
- the alaS gene encoding alanine--tRNA ligase produces MARTAHEIRQAYLQFFAERGHTVRPGAPLVPEDPSLLFTVAGMVQFKPLFATPPEKLPFKRATTVQKCLRANDLESVGRTLRHHTFFEMLGNFSFGDYFKAEAIEWAWDFTTRVLAIDRSRLWVSVYEDDDEAASLWRRVANLPAERIVRLGKADNFWGPAGDTGACGPSSELYFDTGRGGCGRKECAVGCSCDRYIEFWNLVFPQFDMQAGGKLVPLAHPGIDTGMGLERTAFIAQGVADNFQSDLFRPLIGRIEELCGVPYQRDESTRLAMNAIADHVRALVFALAENIYPSNEGRGYVLRRILRRASGKLRRLGVEEPFLYKLVDTVAGGMADAYPELEQVTSRVAALVEAEEERFLGTLEAGMSRFEAALAAARDSGNVIPGREVFNLYDTYGFPPELTAEMAQEHDVRIDHDGFRAAMEEQRQRARERAAFRPKSAPGERPELVLATSKATTFVGYERVREESPLVLLRWRRGERQEAEVRSGMALAGESFDLVLESTPFYATSGGQVADSGVLTSTDLIWRVADVRREGAQIVHTAVLLQHPEELRTWEDLAGWVQSRGGLRVLATVEEDLRGDTARNHTATHLLHAALKKVLGPHVQQAGSLVAPDRLRFDFNHYAALTPEELQHLEAAINALVLRNIPVQTDIEDYDRAVARGAVAMFGEKYESRVRVVSVGDYSMELCGGTHVSRSGDIGLFVITTEGSIASGVRRLEALTGRGALRWLAAVRARQQNAGRALGLGPGQDASRRIEEILEENRRLRRQLEETQVRLAGDQSTALLESAVEVNGARVVSARVEAPSLEALRELADALRRELQSGAAVLSTEIEGKIVFLAAVTDDLVRRGLRAGELVNRVARITGGGGGGKPHLAQAGGRDRSRWQEALDAVVPLVRSML; encoded by the coding sequence GTGGCACGAACCGCCCACGAGATCCGCCAGGCCTACCTGCAGTTCTTCGCCGAGCGCGGGCACACCGTGCGTCCCGGCGCCCCTCTCGTGCCCGAGGACCCCTCTTTGCTCTTCACCGTGGCCGGCATGGTGCAGTTCAAGCCGCTCTTCGCCACGCCGCCGGAGAAGCTGCCCTTCAAGCGCGCCACGACGGTGCAGAAGTGTCTGCGCGCCAACGACCTGGAGAGCGTCGGGCGGACGCTCCGCCACCACACCTTCTTCGAGATGCTGGGCAACTTCAGCTTCGGCGATTACTTCAAGGCCGAGGCCATCGAGTGGGCCTGGGACTTCACCACCCGCGTCCTCGCCATCGACCGCAGCCGCCTCTGGGTTTCGGTGTACGAGGACGACGACGAAGCGGCCAGCCTCTGGCGTCGCGTCGCCAACCTGCCCGCGGAGCGCATCGTGCGTCTCGGCAAGGCGGACAACTTCTGGGGCCCGGCGGGTGACACCGGCGCCTGCGGCCCGAGCTCGGAGCTGTACTTCGACACCGGCCGCGGCGGCTGCGGCCGGAAAGAGTGCGCGGTGGGCTGCAGCTGCGACCGCTACATCGAATTCTGGAACCTGGTGTTCCCGCAGTTCGACATGCAGGCCGGCGGCAAGCTCGTGCCTCTGGCGCATCCCGGCATCGACACTGGCATGGGGCTCGAACGCACGGCTTTCATCGCCCAAGGGGTGGCGGACAACTTCCAGTCCGACCTCTTCCGTCCGCTCATCGGGCGCATCGAGGAACTTTGCGGTGTGCCCTACCAGCGCGACGAGAGTACGCGGCTGGCGATGAACGCCATCGCCGATCACGTGCGGGCGTTGGTGTTCGCGCTCGCCGAGAACATCTATCCCTCCAACGAGGGGCGAGGCTATGTGCTGCGGCGCATCCTGCGCCGCGCCAGCGGCAAGCTGCGCCGGCTCGGCGTGGAGGAACCTTTCCTCTACAAGTTGGTGGACACCGTGGCCGGCGGCATGGCCGACGCCTATCCGGAGCTCGAGCAGGTGACGTCGCGGGTGGCGGCGCTCGTCGAGGCGGAGGAAGAACGCTTCCTCGGCACCCTCGAGGCCGGCATGTCGCGCTTCGAGGCGGCCCTGGCCGCGGCCCGCGACAGCGGCAACGTCATCCCGGGGCGCGAGGTGTTCAATCTTTACGATACGTATGGCTTTCCGCCGGAGCTGACTGCCGAGATGGCGCAGGAGCACGACGTCCGCATCGATCACGACGGTTTCCGCGCCGCCATGGAGGAACAGCGCCAGCGGGCGCGCGAACGCGCCGCCTTCCGCCCCAAGAGCGCGCCCGGGGAGCGTCCGGAGCTCGTCCTTGCCACCTCCAAGGCGACTACCTTCGTGGGCTACGAACGGGTGCGCGAGGAGTCGCCACTCGTGCTCCTGCGCTGGCGCCGCGGCGAGCGCCAGGAGGCAGAGGTGCGGTCCGGGATGGCGCTCGCCGGCGAGAGCTTCGATCTGGTTCTGGAGAGCACGCCCTTCTACGCCACTTCCGGCGGACAGGTGGCCGACAGCGGTGTCCTCACCAGCACCGATCTCATCTGGCGCGTCGCGGACGTGCGGCGCGAGGGAGCACAGATCGTGCACACCGCGGTGCTGCTGCAGCATCCCGAAGAGCTGCGCACCTGGGAGGATCTGGCCGGCTGGGTGCAAAGCCGGGGCGGACTGCGCGTACTCGCCACCGTGGAAGAGGACCTGCGCGGCGATACGGCGCGCAACCACACGGCGACGCACTTGCTCCATGCGGCCCTCAAGAAAGTGCTCGGACCGCACGTGCAGCAGGCCGGTTCCCTGGTGGCGCCGGATCGGCTGCGCTTCGATTTCAACCACTACGCGGCGTTGACGCCGGAAGAGCTGCAACACCTGGAGGCGGCGATCAACGCCCTCGTGCTCCGCAATATCCCGGTGCAGACGGACATCGAAGATTACGATCGTGCCGTGGCCCGTGGTGCGGTCGCCATGTTCGGCGAGAAGTACGAATCCCGCGTGCGGGTGGTGAGCGTCGGGGACTATTCCATGGAGCTGTGCGGTGGCACCCACGTGAGTCGGAGTGGCGACATCGGGCTCTTCGTCATCACGACGGAGGGCAGCATCGCCTCCGGCGTGCGCCGCCTCGAGGCGCTCACCGGGCGCGGCGCGCTTCGCTGGCTGGCGGCGGTGCGCGCCCGGCAGCAGAACGCGGGCCGGGCCCTCGGACTCGGCCCGGGTCAGGATGCGTCGCGCCGCATCGAGGAAATCCTCGAGGAGAATCGCCGCCTTCGGCGGCAGCTGGAAGAGACGCAGGTGCGCCTGGCGGGTGACCAATCGACGGCGTTGCTCGAGTCGGCGGTGGAGGTGAACGGCGCCCGCGTCGTTTCGGCGCGCGTCGAAGCCCCGAGCCTGGAAGCGCTGCGCGAGCTGGCCGATGCGCTGCGACGCGAGCTGCAGAGCGGCGCTGCCGTGCTCTCCACCGAGATCGAAGGAAAGATCGTCTTCCTGGCGGCGGTGACCGATGATCTGGTGCGGCGCGGCCTGCGGGCCGGGGAGTTGGTGAACCGCGTGGCGCGCATCACCGGCGGCGGCGGCGGCGGCAAGCCGCACCTCGCCCAAGCCGGCGGGCGCGACCGGAGCCGCTGGCAGGAAGCCCTCGACGCGGTGGTGCCGCTCGTGCGTTCCATGCTCTGA